In the genome of Segatella copri, one region contains:
- a CDS encoding glycoside hydrolase family 97 protein produces the protein MKQKSFLSGILLLCAVCAQANNYTVTSPDGKLAVNVECKEGKAFYTVDYNGKQMLGASALGLVANYGDFSQNLKMGALKSEKKHLAYKMTRIKKEKIENDAYEATIGFINSKKDSMTLRLHVSNNDIAYKYEMIRPKKDNPKSVIVYNEVSGFNFPEKTTTFLCPQITPMTGWERTKPSYEEEYTPDAPMNAKSQFGVGYTFPCLFKVGNDGWVLVSETGVSSAYPGCRLSDYEPGKGYTVAFPQKGENNGIGSEFAGIPLPGETPWRTITVGSSLAPIVETTIPYDVVEPLYEASQTYKPSRYTWSWLIWQDNSINYDDQVKMVDVAAAQGYEAILVDNWWDKQIGRKRIEELSKYAKSKKVSLMLWYNSNGFENDAPQTPRQIMNNSIARKKEMAWMKKIGVVGIKVDFFGGDKQETMKLYEDILSDANDYGLEVIFHGCTMPRGWERMYPNYVSSEAALASENVYFTDYHAKKEAFEMTMHPFSRNAVASFDWGGVMMNKYLSKDNKSRHQRYTSDVFEMATAITNQSSVNCICLYPNNLQDVPQWELDWLKNVPTAWEDTKFIAGYPTKYAVVARKSSVENGSGAALTAGRWFVGGLNATDKPLALTLDLPMFADKTVTYITDQPKKKGEKFFTSVKKTLKVGKNGKAKVIIQPNGGIIIE, from the coding sequence ATGAAGCAAAAAAGTTTTTTGAGTGGTATTTTGTTGCTCTGTGCTGTCTGCGCCCAGGCAAACAACTATACCGTGACTTCTCCTGATGGCAAACTCGCCGTGAATGTGGAGTGTAAGGAAGGCAAGGCTTTCTATACAGTGGATTACAATGGAAAGCAGATGCTCGGCGCTTCGGCTCTGGGATTGGTAGCCAACTATGGCGACTTCTCGCAGAACCTGAAGATGGGTGCCCTCAAGAGTGAGAAGAAGCATCTGGCTTACAAGATGACCCGTATCAAGAAAGAGAAAATCGAGAATGATGCCTATGAGGCTACTATCGGATTCATCAATAGCAAGAAGGATTCCATGACTCTCCGTCTCCATGTTTCCAACAACGACATCGCCTACAAGTATGAGATGATTCGTCCTAAGAAGGACAATCCTAAGTCGGTGATTGTCTATAATGAGGTGAGCGGTTTCAACTTCCCTGAGAAGACCACCACTTTCCTCTGTCCTCAGATTACTCCGATGACGGGTTGGGAGCGCACCAAGCCTTCTTACGAGGAGGAATACACTCCGGATGCTCCGATGAACGCGAAGTCGCAGTTTGGTGTGGGCTATACCTTCCCTTGCCTCTTCAAGGTAGGCAACGACGGCTGGGTACTGGTCAGCGAAACCGGTGTTTCAAGCGCTTATCCAGGCTGCCGTCTTTCTGATTACGAGCCAGGCAAGGGTTATACTGTGGCCTTCCCTCAGAAGGGCGAGAACAATGGTATTGGTTCTGAATTTGCCGGCATTCCATTGCCGGGCGAAACTCCTTGGCGCACCATCACCGTGGGTTCTTCGCTGGCACCTATCGTAGAGACCACCATCCCTTACGATGTGGTTGAACCATTGTACGAGGCGAGTCAGACTTACAAGCCATCGCGCTATACCTGGAGCTGGCTCATCTGGCAGGACAATTCCATTAACTATGACGACCAGGTGAAGATGGTGGATGTAGCTGCCGCCCAGGGTTACGAAGCCATCTTGGTGGATAACTGGTGGGACAAGCAGATTGGCAGAAAGCGCATCGAAGAGTTGAGCAAGTATGCCAAGAGCAAGAAGGTAAGCCTGATGCTCTGGTATAATTCCAATGGTTTCGAGAATGATGCCCCTCAGACTCCGCGTCAGATTATGAACAATTCCATCGCCCGCAAGAAGGAGATGGCTTGGATGAAGAAGATTGGCGTGGTAGGCATCAAGGTGGATTTCTTCGGTGGCGACAAGCAGGAGACAATGAAGCTTTACGAGGATATTTTGAGTGATGCCAACGATTATGGCTTGGAGGTGATCTTCCATGGTTGCACCATGCCACGTGGCTGGGAGCGTATGTATCCTAACTATGTATCGAGCGAGGCAGCTCTGGCTTCTGAGAACGTATATTTCACGGATTATCATGCCAAGAAAGAGGCTTTCGAGATGACGATGCATCCGTTCTCAAGAAATGCCGTAGCCAGTTTCGACTGGGGTGGCGTGATGATGAACAAGTATTTATCTAAGGATAACAAGAGCCGCCACCAGCGTTATACCAGTGATGTGTTCGAGATGGCTACTGCCATCACCAACCAGAGCAGCGTAAACTGCATCTGTCTCTATCCTAACAATTTGCAGGATGTACCACAGTGGGAGTTGGATTGGCTCAAGAATGTACCAACGGCATGGGAGGATACCAAGTTTATTGCCGGTTATCCTACCAAGTATGCGGTGGTGGCTCGCAAGTCGAGCGTAGAGAACGGTTCTGGTGCAGCGCTTACAGCCGGCAGATGGTTTGTGGGCGGTTTGAATGCTACAGACAAGCCTCTGGCTCTAACCTTGGATTTGCCGATGTTTGCGGATAAGACCGTTACTTATATCACCGACCAGCCAAAGAAGAAGGGCGAGAAGTTCTTCACTTCTGTCAAGAAGACTCTGAAGGTTGGAAAGAATGGTAAGGCAAAGGTGATAATTCAGCCTAATGGCGGTATCATCATCGAATAA
- the tnpC gene encoding IS66 family transposase: MTKDEIIVLLKEQLQLANEQLQQANTTVSSLTLQVNELIIRIKSLEELLVQKGIAIDKANRQNKALGKLVSGKKSERQEKNPQDSMPQEEFDKKKKEQAEKRKARKNNGAKRDMHYEMKEVHVTIDPVMDAELLKTLRLFGTRTCIRYSMEPIKFIKTVYHINTYTDGSIMYPGKTPPALLLNSSYSPSFAAGLLQMRYIYSMPVERITKYFADNGFTLRKATANKLIARSADVLENFYKAICQVVLQQDYVSADETYHKVLLAKTKPTDKGSKKGYLWAVSAPELGLVFFVYEDGSRSEQVILNVFSDYKGTIQSDAYAPYRKLESDAYPDIMRIACLQHVKRDFIDCGKEDKDAQKVVDIINRFYREDKKHKVGVNGWTVEDHLAYRQSYAPDILQDLLEKLEEISSRKDLLPKSTLAQAVGYALNEYNAICDIFKRGDTALDNNYIERIQRYISLSRRNSMFFGSHEGARRGAILYSIAISCKLNGINLFEYISDVIEKTIEWQPNTPLEKYRDLLPDRWKKQ, encoded by the coding sequence ATGACAAAGGACGAAATTATAGTACTTTTGAAGGAACAACTTCAGCTTGCCAACGAACAACTTCAGCAAGCTAATACTACAGTGAGTTCGCTGACCCTACAGGTCAACGAACTCATTATACGTATAAAGTCATTAGAAGAACTACTCGTCCAGAAAGGAATCGCCATAGACAAAGCGAATCGTCAGAACAAGGCACTCGGCAAGCTCGTTTCAGGCAAGAAGTCCGAACGTCAGGAGAAGAATCCACAAGACTCGATGCCCCAGGAGGAATTTGACAAGAAGAAAAAAGAGCAGGCCGAAAAAAGAAAGGCACGCAAAAACAACGGAGCCAAGCGTGACATGCATTACGAAATGAAAGAAGTGCATGTTACGATAGATCCAGTCATGGATGCAGAGCTTTTGAAGACGTTGCGTCTCTTCGGGACTCGTACCTGTATACGTTACAGCATGGAACCCATCAAGTTCATCAAGACCGTGTATCACATCAACACTTATACGGATGGAAGTATCATGTATCCGGGGAAGACTCCGCCGGCTCTGTTGTTGAATTCTTCCTATTCACCTTCCTTTGCAGCAGGTCTCCTGCAGATGCGATACATCTATTCCATGCCGGTAGAGCGAATTACCAAATACTTTGCCGACAATGGGTTTACGTTAAGGAAAGCTACGGCAAACAAGCTGATTGCCAGAAGTGCCGATGTACTGGAAAACTTCTATAAGGCTATCTGCCAAGTAGTGTTGCAGCAGGATTATGTCTCGGCAGACGAGACATATCATAAAGTGCTGTTAGCCAAGACAAAGCCTACGGACAAGGGTTCGAAGAAAGGCTACCTCTGGGCTGTAAGTGCGCCTGAACTGGGACTTGTCTTCTTCGTATATGAGGATGGTTCACGTTCTGAGCAGGTCATACTTAACGTATTCTCTGATTATAAAGGTACCATACAGAGTGATGCATATGCTCCTTACCGGAAACTGGAGTCGGATGCTTATCCTGACATTATGAGAATCGCCTGCCTACAGCATGTCAAGAGAGACTTCATCGACTGCGGCAAGGAGGACAAGGATGCTCAGAAGGTCGTAGATATCATCAACAGATTTTATCGAGAAGACAAAAAACATAAGGTTGGGGTAAATGGATGGACCGTTGAAGACCATCTTGCCTATCGGCAGTCATACGCACCAGACATTTTACAGGATTTATTGGAGAAACTGGAGGAAATATCTTCCAGGAAGGATTTGCTGCCCAAGTCTACCTTGGCGCAGGCGGTCGGCTATGCCCTTAATGAATATAATGCCATTTGTGACATCTTCAAAAGAGGTGATACGGCTCTCGATAACAACTACATTGAGAGAATCCAGAGGTACATATCACTATCAAGAAGAAACTCTATGTTCTTTGGCTCGCACGAAGGAGCAAGACGGGGAGCTATCCTATATTCTATAGCTATTTCATGCAAGTTGAATGGCATCAATCTGTTTGAATACATTAGCGATGTCATAGAAAAGACCATTGAATGGCAACCGAATACCCCACTGGAGAAATATAGAGACTTACTTCCTGACCGATGGAAAAAGCAGTAA
- the tnpB gene encoding IS66 family insertion sequence element accessory protein TnpB (TnpB, as the term is used for proteins encoded by IS66 family insertion elements, is considered an accessory protein, since TnpC, encoded by a neighboring gene, is a DDE family transposase.), whose amino-acid sequence MFGLNESTQYYVCQRYVRMNMGINGLYQIVRTELELPPLGGAVFIFFSKNRQQVKMLKWDGDGFLLYQKRLERGTFELPFFDPKNKQCKMPYRTLSAIMSGICLKSMKYRKRLNL is encoded by the coding sequence ATGTTTGGATTGAATGAGAGTACCCAGTACTATGTCTGCCAGAGATACGTACGAATGAACATGGGCATAAATGGCTTGTATCAGATAGTGAGAACCGAGCTGGAACTTCCGCCACTTGGTGGTGCGGTATTCATCTTCTTCTCCAAGAACCGCCAGCAGGTAAAAATGCTCAAGTGGGATGGCGATGGTTTCTTGCTGTACCAGAAGCGATTGGAGCGAGGAACCTTTGAATTACCATTCTTTGACCCCAAGAACAAACAATGCAAAATGCCGTACAGGACACTATCGGCCATCATGAGCGGAATTTGCCTAAAAAGCATGAAATATAGAAAGAGACTCAATCTATAG
- a CDS encoding restriction endonuclease subunit S, whose amino-acid sequence MWCKLDDIAYVGTGATPLTACKYYYENGNIAWINSSSTKVPFIAKASNFITQKAIEETNCLVYPKGTLVIAMYGEGKTRGQISELLIDAATNQACAAVRPYSEATKKYLKLFFEGNYLHIRALAEGGNQQNLSVGKIQNYEIPLPPLDEQKRILDKAKELLLQIDNIEVGKSVCQKYINQAKSKVLDLAIHGKLVSQDPNDEPAIELLKRINPKAEITCDTPQYGKLPKGWCLCRISSVVDIVNGKSQKNVESPTGKYPIYGSGGIIGKAMEYTCLAGSTIIGRKGTINHPIFVEENFWNVDTAFGMKANNQILEDKYFYCFCLYFDFSKLDKSSALPSLTKTAIGNLILPIPPLAEQQRIVARIEELFAQLDKIESSLQV is encoded by the coding sequence GTGTGGTGCAAGTTAGATGACATTGCATATGTTGGTACTGGTGCCACACCATTAACTGCTTGTAAATACTATTATGAAAATGGAAATATAGCATGGATAAATAGTAGTTCCACAAAGGTTCCCTTTATTGCAAAAGCTTCAAATTTCATTACCCAGAAAGCTATAGAAGAAACCAATTGTTTAGTCTATCCAAAAGGAACTTTGGTAATAGCTATGTATGGAGAAGGAAAGACAAGGGGGCAGATTAGCGAACTTCTGATAGATGCCGCTACAAACCAAGCCTGTGCAGCTGTACGTCCATATTCTGAAGCGACAAAGAAATATCTAAAATTATTCTTCGAAGGTAACTATTTACACATACGAGCACTGGCAGAGGGAGGGAACCAACAGAATTTGAGTGTTGGAAAAATACAAAACTATGAAATACCTCTTCCACCACTTGATGAGCAAAAGAGAATATTAGACAAAGCAAAAGAATTGCTCTTGCAAATAGATAATATTGAGGTAGGAAAGAGTGTGTGTCAAAAATACATCAACCAGGCCAAGTCAAAGGTTCTGGACCTTGCAATTCATGGCAAACTTGTATCACAAGACCCGAATGACGAGCCTGCCATTGAGTTGCTAAAACGCATCAATCCGAAGGCTGAAATCACTTGTGATACCCCCCAATATGGCAAGCTGCCGAAGGGATGGTGCTTATGTAGGATTTCTTCTGTTGTAGATATTGTTAATGGTAAATCTCAGAAAAATGTAGAATCACCAACTGGTAAATATCCAATTTATGGTAGTGGAGGTATTATCGGAAAGGCTATGGAATATACATGCTTGGCTGGTTCTACCATTATCGGAAGAAAAGGTACTATAAATCATCCTATTTTTGTTGAAGAGAATTTCTGGAATGTTGATACTGCATTTGGCATGAAAGCAAACAATCAAATTTTAGAAGATAAATACTTCTATTGTTTTTGTTTGTATTTTGACTTTAGTAAACTTGATAAAAGTTCTGCATTGCCAAGTCTTACAAAAACCGCAATAGGAAATCTAATATTGCCTATTCCTCCTCTTGCAGAGCAACAGCGAATAGTTGCAAGGATTGAAGAACTATTCGCTCAACTTGACAAGATTGAATCCTCATTGCAAGTATAA